A segment of the Allosaccharopolyspora coralli genome:
GGTTGGTCAAGACGATGGACGAGGTGCTCGGCGGCAGGCCGGGCGGAACGGGGGTGCGGGAGTGACCGTGCGCGTGCAGGACGTGGTGGCGGCGCTGGAGAAGGCGTACCCACCGGAGTTCGCCGAGTCGTGGGACGCGGTGGGGCTCGTCACCGGGGATCCGCGGGCCGCCGTGCAGCGCATCGCGTTCTGCGTCGACCCCGTCGAGGCCACAGTGGACGAAGCGATCGGCTTCGGGGCCCAGCTGCTCGTCGCGCACCACCCGCTGTTGCTCAAGGGCGTGCACGGTGTTCCCGCCGACACGTCGAAGGGTCGCTTGGTGCACCGGATGATCCGGGCGGGCATCGGCCTGTACTGCGCACACACCAACGCCGACACCGCCGCGCCCGGCGTGTCGGACGCACTCGCCGAGGCGCTCGGCCTCCGGGTGCGGGAACCGCTGTCCCCGCACGAGCCCGGCGCACGCACGGGCCTCGGTCGCATCGGGGAGCTCT
Coding sequences within it:
- a CDS encoding Nif3-like dinuclear metal center hexameric protein, with product MTVRVQDVVAALEKAYPPEFAESWDAVGLVTGDPRAAVQRIAFCVDPVEATVDEAIGFGAQLLVAHHPLLLKGVHGVPADTSKGRLVHRMIRAGIGLYCAHTNADTAAPGVSDALAEALGLRVREPLSPHEPGARTGLGRIGELSEPEPFETFVRRVAHGLPTTTWGVRGAGDPDRPVRTVAVSGGAGDGLLEAATAAGVDAFVTADLRHHPAGEHLAVGDLPDTDVPALVDVAHWASEWPWCQQAADIVAEALPDTVEVLVSTRRTDPWTVHASGAADPGRAPA